From the Nonlabens marinus S1-08 genome, one window contains:
- a CDS encoding DUF1015 domain-containing protein yields MPTVKPFKATRSTPDKAAHLISRSYQDYSVEELEMQLKYNPFSFLQILNPGYKFSHEITGEERFNLVRNRFLEFKEEGYLMQEEQPAFYIYENTDPHHSYTGIIAGTSVVDYADNKIKKHEDTLSHREILFKDYLKIVGFNAEPVLLTYQDDAEVNRIIAQVKDTFPVYDFATTDSNRHKIWAVTDPAICSMIEKRFAEKSELYIADGHHRSASSHLLSQEMGDQHESYNYFMSFLIAESQLNIYEFNRMVTDLNGLSKEAFLIQLDQHFRIKNHDLEIYKPSKKHHFCMYLDGEFYSLYLRKDIHKIETPLDDLDTQMLYDLILKPILGIEDLRNDNRIDYSYGKSDLLVMKSKIDKGAYAVGFGLFPATVDQMKSIADADLKMPPKSTYIRPKLPSGFIIYEFENE; encoded by the coding sequence ATGCCAACAGTAAAACCCTTTAAAGCCACCAGATCCACTCCTGACAAGGCAGCGCACTTGATATCGCGCAGTTATCAGGATTACTCTGTGGAAGAATTGGAGATGCAGCTCAAGTACAATCCCTTTAGTTTTCTGCAAATTCTAAATCCGGGTTACAAGTTCAGCCATGAGATTACGGGTGAGGAACGTTTCAACCTAGTACGCAACCGGTTTCTAGAGTTTAAGGAAGAAGGTTATTTGATGCAGGAAGAACAACCTGCATTTTATATCTATGAGAATACAGACCCGCATCACAGCTATACGGGTATTATCGCTGGGACCAGCGTTGTAGACTATGCAGATAACAAAATCAAGAAACACGAGGACACCCTTAGTCATCGCGAGATTCTTTTTAAGGATTATCTTAAAATTGTAGGCTTCAATGCAGAGCCTGTTTTGCTCACCTATCAAGATGATGCAGAAGTCAATAGGATCATCGCTCAAGTCAAAGATACTTTTCCAGTTTACGATTTTGCCACTACAGATTCTAACAGGCATAAAATATGGGCAGTCACTGATCCAGCGATTTGCAGCATGATTGAGAAGCGATTTGCTGAGAAGTCTGAGCTATATATCGCAGATGGTCACCACCGCAGTGCGAGCTCTCATTTGCTTTCACAAGAAATGGGCGATCAACACGAGAGCTACAATTACTTTATGAGTTTTCTTATTGCTGAAAGCCAACTCAACATCTATGAATTCAACCGGATGGTGACAGACCTTAACGGACTTTCTAAAGAGGCATTTTTAATCCAGCTCGATCAGCATTTTAGAATTAAAAATCATGACTTGGAAATTTACAAACCATCTAAAAAGCACCATTTCTGCATGTATCTGGATGGGGAGTTCTATAGCTTGTACCTGCGCAAGGACATCCATAAAATAGAAACGCCGCTCGACGATCTCGATACACAAATGCTCTATGATTTGATTCTAAAACCCATTTTAGGTATTGAAGATTTACGCAACGACAATCGCATCGATTATAGTTATGGAAAGTCAGACCTATTAGTTATGAAAAGTAAAATCGACAAAGGAGCTTACGCAGTCGGTTTTGGACTTTTCCCGGCTACTGTAGATCAAATGAAGTCCATCGCAGACGCAGACCTTAAAATGCCCCCTAAAAGCACTTACATCCGCCCTAAATTACCCAGCGGATTCATCATTTACGAATTTGAAAATGAGTAA
- a CDS encoding 3-hydroxyacyl-CoA dehydrogenase family protein, translating to MKNITVIGAGTMGNGIAHTFAQSGFQVSLVDISQESIDRGLSTIGKNLDRMIAKEKISEADKKETLDNIQSFTSLPDGVKNADLIVEAATENLDLKLKIFKQMDESAPSNCILATNTSSISITQIAAVTSRPDKVIGMHFMNPVPIMKLVEIIRGYSTSDEVTNTIMKLSEELGKTPMEVNDYPGFVANRILMPMINEAIETLYNGVAGVEEIDTVMKLGMAHPMGPLQLADFIGLDVCLSILNVMYDGFKNPKYAPCPLLVNMVMAGKKGVKSGEGFYDYSESRKAEKISNAFKK from the coding sequence ATGAAAAATATCACAGTCATCGGCGCCGGAACCATGGGGAACGGCATCGCACATACCTTTGCACAATCCGGTTTTCAAGTTTCTCTAGTGGACATTTCACAAGAGAGCATTGATCGCGGTCTTTCTACCATTGGTAAAAACCTGGATCGAATGATCGCTAAAGAGAAGATTTCTGAAGCAGACAAAAAGGAAACCTTAGATAACATCCAGAGTTTCACATCACTTCCTGATGGCGTTAAAAATGCAGATTTGATTGTTGAAGCTGCGACTGAAAACCTGGACTTGAAATTGAAGATTTTTAAGCAAATGGACGAGTCTGCTCCGTCTAATTGTATTCTTGCGACTAATACCTCTTCCATCTCCATTACTCAAATTGCAGCAGTAACTTCAAGACCTGACAAGGTCATTGGGATGCACTTTATGAATCCAGTACCGATTATGAAGTTGGTCGAGATCATTCGAGGATACTCCACCAGCGATGAAGTGACAAACACGATCATGAAATTATCTGAGGAGTTAGGGAAAACTCCTATGGAGGTAAATGACTATCCTGGATTTGTAGCGAACAGGATTTTAATGCCTATGATCAACGAAGCGATTGAAACTTTGTACAACGGTGTTGCTGGTGTGGAGGAAATCGATACCGTAATGAAACTAGGAATGGCACACCCGATGGGGCCATTACAATTGGCAGATTTTATAGGACTAGATGTTTGTCTTTCCATCCTCAACGTGATGTACGATGGCTTTAAGAATCCTAAATATGCTCCATGTCCGCTATTGGTGAATATGGTCATGGCCGGCAAAAAAGGTGTGAAATCCGGAGAAGGTTTTTATGATTATTCAGAATCTAGAAAGGCAGAAAAAATCTCAAACGCATTTAAAAAATAG
- a CDS encoding Gfo/Idh/MocA family protein, translating to MLKAGVLGAGHLGKIHLKLLQQSDRYELVGFYDSNPEYAREVEASLGYTYFPDIDELIAACDMIDVVTPTTYHHESGKKVLEAGKHLFIEKPITVTVAEAQELISLSRKHNVKGQVGHVERFNDAFRTVQDRIENPMFIETHRLAEFNPRGTDVSVVLDLMIHDIDAILSVVKSPVKSVSSSGVSVISETPDIANARIEFENGCVANLTASRISLKKMRKARFFQRDAYISVDFLTKKVEVVRMKDAPEVPGDFDMILQNAEGIKKQIYFDNPDIEESNAILMELETFADAIENNTRPIVNLEDGTSALDVALKIIENFKSL from the coding sequence ATGTTGAAGGCAGGCGTTCTAGGCGCAGGACATTTGGGAAAAATCCATTTGAAATTATTGCAGCAATCCGACCGCTATGAGCTAGTCGGTTTTTACGATTCTAATCCAGAGTACGCACGAGAGGTAGAAGCCTCCTTGGGATACACCTATTTTCCTGATATAGACGAGCTCATCGCAGCCTGTGACATGATAGATGTAGTCACTCCTACCACCTACCATCACGAGAGCGGCAAGAAAGTTCTAGAGGCTGGAAAGCATTTATTTATTGAGAAACCCATAACGGTTACCGTTGCAGAGGCTCAAGAGTTAATATCGCTTTCGCGAAAGCATAATGTCAAAGGGCAAGTAGGACATGTTGAGCGATTCAACGATGCCTTCAGGACTGTGCAAGACCGCATTGAAAACCCGATGTTTATTGAAACGCACCGTCTGGCAGAATTTAACCCGCGAGGAACAGATGTGAGCGTGGTATTAGACTTAATGATTCATGATATTGACGCTATTTTGAGCGTCGTGAAAAGTCCTGTGAAGTCCGTAAGTTCTAGTGGGGTGAGTGTCATTTCTGAAACTCCAGATATTGCTAATGCCCGTATCGAGTTTGAGAATGGTTGTGTGGCTAATTTAACAGCCAGTAGGATCAGCCTAAAGAAAATGCGTAAGGCCCGGTTTTTTCAACGGGATGCCTACATATCAGTAGATTTTCTAACTAAAAAAGTTGAGGTGGTCCGCATGAAAGATGCTCCGGAAGTTCCAGGAGATTTTGATATGATTCTACAAAATGCAGAAGGCATCAAAAAGCAAATCTACTTTGACAACCCTGATATTGAAGAATCAAACGCCATTTTAATGGAGCTAGAAACCTTTGCAGATGCCATTGAAAACAATACCAGACCTATCGTTAATCTAGAGGATGGAACATCTGCATTAGATGTCGCGTTGAAAATTATAGAGAATTTCAAATCGCTTTAG
- a CDS encoding protein-L-isoaspartate(D-aspartate) O-methyltransferase, translating into MKDDFIHKGKRRHLVQLMRDKGIADTTVLDAMNKVPRHLFLDSSFLEHAYKNKAFPIGADQTISHPYTVAFQSELLRVQPGDKILEIGTGSGYQCAVLLEMKLQVYTIERQNELFKRTSSLFRKLQYRPRKFVFGDGYKGLPEEAPFDAIIVTCGAPEIPDALLSQLKIGGRLVIPVGVDHQIMTLVVRNSETDFSKTTYGEFRFVPFLGGKE; encoded by the coding sequence ATCAAGGATGATTTTATACATAAAGGGAAACGGCGCCATCTAGTTCAATTGATGCGCGATAAGGGCATTGCGGACACTACTGTGCTGGACGCAATGAATAAAGTGCCACGTCATTTGTTTCTGGACAGTTCCTTTTTAGAACATGCCTATAAAAACAAGGCATTTCCTATAGGGGCAGATCAAACGATTTCGCATCCCTACACGGTCGCCTTTCAAAGCGAATTATTGCGCGTACAACCAGGCGATAAGATTCTAGAAATAGGGACTGGTAGCGGTTATCAATGTGCTGTTCTTCTAGAAATGAAATTACAAGTGTATACGATTGAACGCCAAAACGAATTGTTCAAACGTACCAGCTCTCTTTTTAGAAAACTACAGTACCGTCCACGTAAGTTTGTGTTTGGTGATGGTTATAAGGGTCTGCCTGAAGAGGCGCCTTTTGATGCCATAATCGTGACCTGTGGCGCACCAGAAATTCCAGATGCTTTATTGAGCCAATTAAAAATAGGAGGCAGGCTTGTGATTCCCGTGGGAGTAGATCATCAAATAATGACGCTAGTCGTGCGCAATTCTGAAACTGACTTTTCAAAGACGACTTATGGCGAATTTAGGTTTGTTCCCTTTCTAGGAGGGAAAGAGTGA
- a CDS encoding FUSC family protein, translating into MNEKFKQLELFLKSTNFDRGIRLGVAIAVPFGVLYLLGLFEYAPAVVVGAFLNAPGDVPGSYKRKVNAILVSILLTMVITTIILFLKPFFPFLLAAIALITFLVALISVYGFRASLVSFSGLLALVIAFAVQKESAVEILLQVALMGIGGLWYLIVSMVFQRLSPKKDENQLLSDTLLLLGEYLKLRGKLLSKKEKRDDRLKKTFALQTQINEKQETLRETLLTARKRSGRSRYEEKQLLIFLSSIKIFELIEAKHLNYEIIDDVFEDHKRFLKASKKLNKVMGNHLIRLAELLIQKDKIPKKNVLLHALAKANTSITDFIEVVKLPEAREGALILKNLYDYQEQLLQEIRAIRRVMANVKDASRVSLKRQDSSKFLTLQEYRWNVLWQNLNWKSNMFRHSLRLTIAMVFAYALGYFFEIQNTYWILLTIIVIMRPSYGLTKARSKDRIIGTLIGAAIAVGVVLLTQNTVVYALLAYFSLILAFAMLQLNYKSAAALITLSIVFLYSLINPDAFEVIQYRVLDTVIGAVIAVIANYTILPSWEANTLKPKLLNALEMNREYLLATQKLYQDRTAYKLPYNLARKNAFLAVSNLNAAFQRLTQEPESKRKEFQLIYEMVTLNQTMISAIASIGNFIINHQTTPASEGFNTLLHKITNALQRSVDRLDQEPLDSKMEEETIEEAQESLLEKYEQLSNLRDENIKKGNTELDTETLHRLQEAYLIANHMNWLESLSSNLEKATERYGVSLQET; encoded by the coding sequence TTGAACGAAAAATTCAAACAATTAGAATTATTTCTTAAGAGCACCAACTTTGATCGTGGTATACGCTTGGGAGTTGCGATTGCAGTACCTTTTGGCGTCTTGTATCTTCTAGGTCTTTTTGAATATGCTCCCGCCGTGGTTGTAGGAGCGTTTTTGAATGCTCCTGGTGATGTACCTGGAAGTTACAAGCGTAAGGTAAACGCCATTTTAGTAAGTATTTTATTGACCATGGTCATCACGACCATTATTCTGTTTTTGAAACCCTTTTTTCCTTTTTTATTGGCAGCTATTGCGTTGATCACCTTCTTAGTAGCTCTTATCTCTGTTTATGGATTTAGAGCTTCTCTGGTATCATTTTCTGGTTTGCTGGCATTAGTGATTGCATTTGCAGTGCAGAAAGAGTCAGCTGTGGAAATTTTGCTTCAAGTAGCACTAATGGGCATAGGTGGGCTATGGTACTTGATAGTCTCTATGGTTTTTCAAAGGTTGTCGCCTAAAAAGGATGAGAATCAGCTGTTGTCAGATACCCTACTCTTACTGGGAGAATACTTAAAACTGCGAGGTAAATTACTCTCTAAGAAAGAGAAAAGAGATGATCGCTTAAAGAAAACCTTTGCGTTGCAGACGCAGATCAATGAAAAGCAAGAAACCTTACGAGAAACCTTGCTCACCGCCCGTAAGCGTTCTGGGAGATCTAGGTATGAAGAAAAACAATTGTTGATATTTTTGTCTTCCATCAAAATATTTGAGCTTATTGAAGCGAAGCATTTGAATTATGAAATTATTGATGACGTTTTTGAAGACCACAAACGATTTCTAAAAGCCTCTAAAAAGCTGAACAAGGTCATGGGGAATCACTTGATCCGTCTTGCGGAACTGCTCATACAAAAAGACAAAATACCTAAGAAGAATGTCCTTTTGCACGCTTTGGCGAAAGCCAATACCTCCATAACAGATTTTATAGAGGTAGTGAAGTTACCTGAAGCACGTGAAGGTGCATTAATCCTTAAAAATTTATACGATTATCAAGAACAATTGCTACAAGAAATAAGAGCGATCAGGCGGGTGATGGCCAATGTTAAGGATGCCTCGAGAGTGTCTTTGAAAAGGCAGGATTCCAGCAAGTTCTTGACCTTGCAGGAATATCGATGGAACGTGCTGTGGCAAAATTTAAACTGGAAATCTAACATGTTCCGGCATTCTTTGCGCCTCACTATAGCCATGGTTTTTGCCTATGCATTAGGTTACTTTTTTGAGATTCAAAATACCTACTGGATCTTGCTCACCATTATTGTAATCATGCGACCCAGCTATGGACTCACTAAGGCGCGCTCAAAAGATCGTATCATCGGTACGCTTATAGGTGCAGCGATTGCTGTAGGAGTCGTGTTACTCACGCAAAACACGGTAGTCTATGCACTGCTAGCTTACTTCTCATTAATCCTAGCCTTTGCCATGTTGCAGCTTAATTACAAGTCTGCAGCAGCGTTGATCACGCTTAGTATTGTCTTTTTGTATTCACTTATAAATCCAGATGCTTTTGAGGTGATTCAATACCGCGTTCTCGACACTGTGATAGGTGCTGTCATTGCTGTAATCGCTAACTATACGATTTTGCCCAGTTGGGAAGCAAACACATTGAAGCCTAAATTGCTCAATGCTCTTGAAATGAATAGAGAGTATTTGCTGGCCACTCAGAAATTGTATCAAGATCGCACTGCTTATAAATTACCGTATAATCTGGCCAGAAAGAATGCCTTTTTAGCGGTAAGCAATTTGAACGCTGCCTTCCAACGATTGACTCAAGAACCAGAATCAAAGCGAAAGGAATTTCAATTGATATACGAAATGGTGACGCTCAATCAAACCATGATCAGTGCTATTGCCTCCATAGGTAATTTTATCATCAATCATCAAACGACACCTGCTTCTGAAGGTTTCAATACGTTGCTGCATAAAATAACCAATGCGCTGCAACGATCTGTAGATCGTTTAGATCAAGAACCTTTAGATTCTAAAATGGAAGAAGAAACCATTGAAGAGGCCCAAGAAAGCTTATTAGAGAAATATGAACAGCTGTCTAATCTACGGGATGAAAACATCAAAAAAGGAAATACAGAATTAGATACGGAAACCCTTCACAGGTTGCAGGAGGCCTATCTGATTGCCAACCATATGAATTGGTTAGAATCCCTATCCTCTAATTTAGAAAAAGCAACAGAGAGGTATGGCGTATCCTTGCAGGAAACCTGA
- a CDS encoding FAD-dependent oxidoreductase → MGELQPKKHQGSWSMCPKCQGRGKKSQRIRKKAKLRYQQALIDFKKSNGATEIPTPPKGHLTTCSHCSGSGLLPDEKAPEADTERYPHVAIIGGGIGGTALAVACLHRGIPFTLFERDDSFDARSQGYGLTLQQASKAMDGFGITSLKDGVVSTRHVVHHTDGTILGEWGLRKWMESNETSEAKRTNIHIARQSLRLALLQQLKESQSIRWGHQLVALHTGSDSIDLSFQFNGTLKKIKAGMVVGADGIRSAVRDFVLDTKAPLQYLDCIVILGICPLSRLGDFDSELLDSATVFQTANGQERIYMMPYNKDSIMWQLSYPLTEKEAKALSSQGSFSLKEEAHRITSSWHHPIPQIIEATAVKQVSGYPVYDRELLQLEHLKNCGAVTLLGDAAHPMSPFKGQGANQALLDALSLAREITKGCQPGSSKKSDDLRKHVLQPFESEMMKRSARKVKDSAAAAQFLHSDIVLQEADAPRGRMLK, encoded by the coding sequence ATGGGTGAACTACAACCAAAAAAACATCAAGGAAGCTGGAGCATGTGTCCCAAATGCCAAGGACGTGGTAAAAAAAGCCAACGCATACGCAAGAAAGCAAAATTGCGCTATCAACAAGCACTGATAGACTTTAAAAAGTCCAATGGAGCGACTGAGATCCCCACACCACCTAAAGGCCACCTGACCACTTGTTCCCACTGCTCAGGATCTGGACTATTGCCTGACGAAAAAGCACCTGAAGCTGATACAGAACGCTACCCACATGTAGCCATCATAGGTGGCGGTATAGGCGGTACCGCTTTAGCTGTAGCTTGCCTGCATCGCGGGATACCGTTCACGCTATTTGAACGCGACGATAGTTTTGACGCAAGATCCCAAGGCTACGGACTCACCTTGCAACAAGCAAGTAAAGCGATGGATGGTTTTGGCATCACCTCTCTTAAAGACGGCGTGGTTTCTACCCGTCATGTAGTTCATCATACAGACGGAACGATTTTAGGAGAATGGGGCTTGAGAAAATGGATGGAGTCCAATGAAACCTCAGAAGCTAAGCGAACAAATATTCACATCGCCAGACAATCTTTGCGACTGGCCTTACTACAACAACTAAAAGAATCCCAATCCATAAGATGGGGACATCAACTAGTAGCACTCCATACTGGCTCTGATTCCATTGACTTGAGTTTTCAATTCAATGGAACGCTAAAAAAAATTAAGGCAGGTATGGTCGTAGGAGCCGATGGAATACGAAGTGCAGTGCGAGATTTTGTACTAGACACTAAAGCGCCCTTACAATACCTTGATTGTATCGTTATCTTAGGAATTTGTCCATTGTCTAGACTTGGCGATTTTGATAGTGAATTGCTAGATTCGGCTACAGTTTTTCAAACAGCTAATGGTCAGGAACGCATCTATATGATGCCTTATAATAAAGATTCCATCATGTGGCAATTGAGTTATCCCTTAACAGAGAAAGAAGCGAAAGCCCTGAGTTCGCAAGGTTCATTCTCTCTAAAAGAAGAAGCGCATCGCATCACGTCCTCCTGGCACCATCCCATACCTCAAATCATAGAAGCTACTGCTGTGAAGCAAGTATCTGGATATCCCGTGTACGATAGAGAACTACTTCAACTAGAACATTTAAAAAATTGCGGAGCAGTGACCTTATTAGGTGATGCAGCGCACCCTATGAGTCCTTTTAAAGGTCAAGGAGCAAACCAGGCCTTGTTAGACGCCCTATCGCTTGCACGGGAAATCACTAAAGGCTGCCAGCCGGGATCTAGTAAAAAAAGTGATGACTTGAGGAAACATGTGCTTCAACCTTTTGAATCTGAAATGATGAAACGTAGTGCCCGTAAAGTCAAAGATTCTGCTGCAGCGGCTCAATTTTTACATTCTGATATTGTCTTACAAGAGGCCGATGCTCCTCGAGGGCGGATGCTAAAGTAA
- a CDS encoding MFS transporter, whose protein sequence is MKSLQMILSNRNYFAPSWVFSSVNILIGTWILYIPHIKMKFALDDSQVGFALFFTAIGLLISIPFVPYLNKKLGVGRSTQIGILVLAVLFNLPLLAANYISLCGSLLLTGILSGFTSTSMNSLVSIIENRNNNNFMSAAHGFFSLGGFLGAGIGSFLILQFSNPSYHMLLMSSLVIVTNLFLSKNYSAIKEAPQSEHQEKTNIFKNINPVFGLSIIAFIIFFNEGAVEHWSNLFLFDMVQVTESQAGYGFVIFSLTMTLGRFLGDGVSRRLGSIKTMGAGLIIAAMAYLLILTADLFISVLGFGVLGLGISVIIPELFRMAGRSKQLSTSVAISVVSGIGFLGFLVGPVLLGFISNWSSLMMSYVFLLLLIITAFALVVFRLRSKYSASKTEITE, encoded by the coding sequence ATGAAATCATTGCAAATGATTCTTTCCAACCGAAACTATTTTGCTCCTTCCTGGGTGTTTTCATCTGTGAATATATTGATAGGTACGTGGATTTTATACATTCCTCACATCAAAATGAAATTTGCGCTGGATGATTCCCAGGTAGGTTTTGCGCTATTTTTTACGGCTATCGGATTGCTTATCTCTATTCCTTTCGTACCGTATTTGAACAAAAAGCTGGGTGTAGGTCGCAGTACGCAAATAGGCATTTTAGTTCTAGCCGTATTGTTCAATCTTCCGCTTTTGGCGGCTAATTACATAAGTCTTTGTGGGAGCTTGTTGCTCACTGGAATTTTGTCTGGTTTTACAAGTACCTCGATGAATTCCTTGGTTTCTATTATTGAAAACAGAAATAACAACAACTTCATGTCTGCGGCACACGGGTTTTTCAGCCTCGGCGGATTCTTAGGTGCTGGAATAGGTAGTTTTCTGATCTTACAGTTCTCTAATCCTAGTTATCACATGCTGTTGATGTCCTCACTGGTGATTGTTACAAATCTTTTCTTATCAAAAAATTACAGTGCTATTAAAGAAGCACCACAGTCAGAGCACCAAGAAAAAACAAATATTTTCAAGAATATCAATCCTGTGTTTGGGCTCTCGATTATAGCTTTTATAATCTTTTTTAATGAAGGTGCCGTGGAGCACTGGAGCAATTTATTCTTGTTTGACATGGTTCAGGTAACAGAAAGCCAAGCAGGATATGGGTTTGTGATTTTCTCGTTAACGATGACGCTGGGAAGATTTCTGGGGGATGGCGTGAGTAGGAGGTTGGGCTCTATAAAAACCATGGGAGCTGGTTTGATCATCGCAGCGATGGCTTATTTACTGATCTTGACAGCAGACTTATTTATCAGCGTTCTAGGGTTTGGGGTCTTAGGTTTAGGTATTTCTGTAATCATTCCTGAACTGTTTCGAATGGCGGGCAGGTCTAAGCAATTGAGTACATCGGTAGCAATTTCGGTGGTGTCAGGTATTGGGTTTTTAGGTTTTTTAGTCGGTCCTGTATTGTTAGGGTTTATATCTAACTGGAGTAGTTTGATGATGAGCTATGTATTCCTATTGCTTTTAATAATCACTGCTTTTGCTCTTGTAGTTTTCCGATTGAGATCAAAGTATTCAGCATCAAAGACTGAGATTACTGAGTGA
- a CDS encoding sensor histidine kinase, giving the protein MNYLKKELYKLIQKDPKIFDFIQDSALDGLWYWDIENMEEEWMNPKFWTTLGYDPEKMPHKAAAWQSIIDPEDLELAVENCQKHFQNPDFPYDQTVRYKHKEGHTVWIQCRGLAIRDDEGKPIRMLGAHTDVTSLKEKELELTKTIEQTREQNERLNNFAHIVSHNLKSHSTNFEMLLSIFIMEHTEFETDELFSHLLTASSNLKETINHLNEIVTINTSVKDNLKPIDLNQAVENSIASNTFFAQNSDTDITNNVDEGLMILGVASYVDSILLNLITNGIKYGSKERQSTVVFTSEETEDFIILHVQDNGTGIDLKQFGKKLFGMYKTFHGNKDAKGIGLFITKNQIEAMDGKIEVKSEVDKGTTFSLYFKKYEQ; this is encoded by the coding sequence ATGAACTATCTCAAAAAAGAACTGTACAAATTAATACAAAAAGACCCTAAAATATTTGATTTTATCCAAGACTCTGCGCTCGACGGATTGTGGTATTGGGATATTGAAAACATGGAAGAGGAATGGATGAATCCAAAATTTTGGACTACCCTAGGTTACGATCCTGAAAAAATGCCGCATAAGGCAGCTGCATGGCAAAGTATTATTGATCCTGAAGATCTAGAGCTAGCGGTGGAGAATTGCCAAAAGCATTTTCAGAATCCTGACTTTCCTTATGATCAAACAGTCAGATACAAACATAAAGAAGGTCATACCGTATGGATACAATGTCGCGGTCTTGCCATACGTGATGATGAAGGCAAGCCCATACGAATGTTAGGAGCGCACACTGACGTTACTTCACTAAAAGAAAAGGAATTAGAGTTGACTAAAACTATTGAGCAAACGAGGGAGCAAAATGAACGGCTCAACAACTTTGCACATATCGTATCCCATAACTTAAAATCCCATTCCACTAATTTTGAGATGCTCCTAAGTATTTTTATCATGGAACATACAGAGTTCGAAACAGACGAGTTGTTTTCACATTTATTGACAGCTTCTAGCAATTTAAAAGAGACGATCAATCATTTAAATGAGATTGTAACCATCAACACCAGCGTTAAAGACAACCTCAAACCTATTGATTTAAACCAGGCGGTAGAAAATTCAATAGCAAGTAATACCTTTTTTGCTCAAAACTCAGACACAGATATCACAAATAACGTCGATGAAGGATTGATGATATTAGGAGTTGCCTCCTATGTAGATAGTATCCTCCTGAACCTAATTACCAATGGAATTAAATACGGTTCCAAGGAACGTCAAAGCACCGTTGTTTTTACCAGTGAGGAAACTGAGGATTTTATTATACTACACGTACAAGACAATGGAACTGGAATTGACTTAAAACAATTTGGTAAAAAGCTGTTTGGAATGTACAAAACATTTCACGGCAACAAGGATGCAAAAGGTATAGGCTTGTTCATTACTAAAAATCAAATTGAGGCTATGGACGGGAAAATTGAAGTGAAAAGTGAAGTAGATAAGGGTACCACCTTCAGTTTATATTTTAAGAAATATGAGCAATAA